From a single Apium graveolens cultivar Ventura chromosome 2, ASM990537v1, whole genome shotgun sequence genomic region:
- the LOC141702645 gene encoding secreted RxLR effector protein 161-like: MVVRLLEVENDPFRPRKQDEEALRPEVPYLSAIGALIYLTNNTRPDIAFAMNLLARFSSDPSKRHWDRIKHIFRYLRGTIDLGLFFLNNSRSHLVGYADAGYMSDPHFGRSQTGYLFRYCDTAISWKSIKQTMAATSSNHAELLAIHEASRECIWLRSIIQHIRESYGLSSIADSPAVLFEDNSACIKQLKQSRLYGEFP, encoded by the coding sequence ATGGTTGTTCGATTACTCGAGGTTGAAAATGATCCTTTTCGTCCTAGAAAACAAGATGAAGAGGCTCTTAGACCTGAAGTTCCATATCTCAGTGCAATTGGCGCTCTCATTTATCTTACAAACAACACACGACCTGATATTGCATTTGCAATGAACCTGTTGGCAAGATTTAGTTCTGACCCTAGTAAAAGGCATTGGGATAGAATTAAACATATATTCAGATACCTACGAGGGACAATCGATCTTGGACTATTCTTCTTAAACAATTCAAGATCACATCTAGTTGGATATGCAGATGCTGGATACATGTCAGATCCTCACTTTGGGCGATCACAAACAGGTTACCTATTTAGATATTGTGATACTGCTATCTCTTGGAAGTCTATAAAACAAACTATGGCTGCAACTTCATCAAACCACGCAGAGTTACTAGCAATTCATGAAGCAAGCAGAGAATGTATTTGGCTAAGGTCGATCATTCAACATATTCGAGAATCATATGGATTATCAAGTATTGCAGACAGTCCTGCAGTTTTATTCGAGGATAACTCGGCCTGCATCAAACAACTTAAGCAAAGCCGGCTTTACGGGGAGTTTCCCTAG